A single region of the Populus nigra chromosome 2, ddPopNigr1.1, whole genome shotgun sequence genome encodes:
- the LOC133681974 gene encoding squamosa promoter-binding-like protein 2 isoform X2: protein MENGGNKGQENDHANLPWDIWELNTSRFDLVNSSNNTAAAAAATDTFFTTTATSVVESGSSCTHPEGTSAHGFLFPYQNNWLYHHSNNNSYQQLSLYAGDGSNLPPDPHLMCLKLGKRHYFENSTSNNNHNNHPMSDRHEVGGFSIGKRGKPYYSVGGGGGAHDGPSSSTSVNVPRCQVEGCHVALLNAKDYHRRHKVCEMHSKAPKVIVLGLEQRFCQQCSRFHVVSEFDDAKRSCRRRLAGHNERRRKSSQDPVSRNSSQDFSGISPFVV, encoded by the exons ATGGAAAATGGCGGGAACAAAGGTCAAGAGAATGATCATGCAAATCTTCCTTGGGATATATGGGAGCTTAATACTTCAAGATTTGACTTGGTAAATAGTAGTAATAacactgctgctgctgctgctgctaccgACACATTCTTCACCACCACCGCCACTAGTGTGGTGGAGAGCGGCAGCTCCTGCACCCACCCAGAAGGCACTTCTGCACATGGGTTCTTGTTTCCTTACCAGAACAATTGGCTTTACCACCACAGCAACAATAACAGTTATCAGCAACTCTCTCTTTATGCCGGGGATGGGTCCAACTTGCCCCCAGACCCGCACCTAATGTGCTTGAAGCTAGGCAAGCGACACTACTTTGAAAACAGTACTAGTAATAACAATCACAACAACCACCCAATGAGTGACCGACACGAGGTTGGTGGGTTCTCTATAGGCAAAAGAGGCAAACCCTACTACAGCgtcggtggtggtggtggtgctcACGACGGACCCTCCTCTTCCACGTCAGTGAATGTGCCGAGGTGTCAGGTGGAGGGGTGCCATGTGGCGTTGTTGAATGCTAAAGATTATCACAGGAGGCATAAAGTTTGTGAGATGCACTCCAAGGCTCCTAAAGTAATTGTTCTAGGTTTGGAGCAGCGGTTCTGTCAGCAGTGTAGCAG GTTTCATGTAGTGTCAGAGTTTGATGATGCAAAGAGGAGTTGTAGGAGGAGATTGGCAGGGCacaatgaaagaagaagaaagagctctcaggaTCCTGTTTCAAGGAATTCCTCTCAAG ATTTTTCAGGAATAAGCCCTTTTGTTGTTTGA
- the LOC133681974 gene encoding squamosa promoter-binding-like protein 7 isoform X3, whose amino-acid sequence MENGGNKGQENDHANLPWDIWELNTSRFDLVNSSNNTAAAAAATDTFFTTTATSVVESGSSCTHPEGTSAHGFLFPYQNNWLYHHSNNNSYQQLSLYAGDGSNLPPDPHLMCLKLGKRHYFENSTSNNNHNNHPMSDRHEVGGFSIGKRGKPYYSVGGGGGAHDGPSSSTSVNVPRCQVEGCHVALLNAKDYHRRHKVCEMHSKAPKVIVLGLEQRFCQQCSRFHVVSEFDDAKRSCRRRLAGHNERRRKSSQDPVSRNSSQDNAVENL is encoded by the exons ATGGAAAATGGCGGGAACAAAGGTCAAGAGAATGATCATGCAAATCTTCCTTGGGATATATGGGAGCTTAATACTTCAAGATTTGACTTGGTAAATAGTAGTAATAacactgctgctgctgctgctgctaccgACACATTCTTCACCACCACCGCCACTAGTGTGGTGGAGAGCGGCAGCTCCTGCACCCACCCAGAAGGCACTTCTGCACATGGGTTCTTGTTTCCTTACCAGAACAATTGGCTTTACCACCACAGCAACAATAACAGTTATCAGCAACTCTCTCTTTATGCCGGGGATGGGTCCAACTTGCCCCCAGACCCGCACCTAATGTGCTTGAAGCTAGGCAAGCGACACTACTTTGAAAACAGTACTAGTAATAACAATCACAACAACCACCCAATGAGTGACCGACACGAGGTTGGTGGGTTCTCTATAGGCAAAAGAGGCAAACCCTACTACAGCgtcggtggtggtggtggtgctcACGACGGACCCTCCTCTTCCACGTCAGTGAATGTGCCGAGGTGTCAGGTGGAGGGGTGCCATGTGGCGTTGTTGAATGCTAAAGATTATCACAGGAGGCATAAAGTTTGTGAGATGCACTCCAAGGCTCCTAAAGTAATTGTTCTAGGTTTGGAGCAGCGGTTCTGTCAGCAGTGTAGCAG GTTTCATGTAGTGTCAGAGTTTGATGATGCAAAGAGGAGTTGTAGGAGGAGATTGGCAGGGCacaatgaaagaagaagaaagagctctcaggaTCCTGTTTCAAGGAATTCCTCTCAAG ACAACGCAGTTGAAAATCTATGA
- the LOC133681974 gene encoding squamosa promoter-binding-like protein 7 isoform X1, translated as MENGGNKGQENDHANLPWDIWELNTSRFDLVNSSNNTAAAAAATDTFFTTTATSVVESGSSCTHPEGTSAHGFLFPYQNNWLYHHSNNNSYQQLSLYAGDGSNLPPDPHLMCLKLGKRHYFENSTSNNNHNNHPMSDRHEVGGFSIGKRGKPYYSVGGGGGAHDGPSSSTSVNVPRCQVEGCHVALLNAKDYHRRHKVCEMHSKAPKVIVLGLEQRFCQQCSRFHVVSEFDDAKRSCRRRLAGHNERRRKSSQDPVSRNSSQEKLMTGRFPYIASPTGCALSLLSSKADSWVSPSDLSSRSSAALRELIAEHRTAILARQLVLEKHLHHHAMEDLGESQPSSNFLITHQQQVLSEPRNWGRLNDTSTHVTLDLMQAPSSAFGFLSPRGKNKEEEEECSELWSTMEGAHVV; from the exons ATGGAAAATGGCGGGAACAAAGGTCAAGAGAATGATCATGCAAATCTTCCTTGGGATATATGGGAGCTTAATACTTCAAGATTTGACTTGGTAAATAGTAGTAATAacactgctgctgctgctgctgctaccgACACATTCTTCACCACCACCGCCACTAGTGTGGTGGAGAGCGGCAGCTCCTGCACCCACCCAGAAGGCACTTCTGCACATGGGTTCTTGTTTCCTTACCAGAACAATTGGCTTTACCACCACAGCAACAATAACAGTTATCAGCAACTCTCTCTTTATGCCGGGGATGGGTCCAACTTGCCCCCAGACCCGCACCTAATGTGCTTGAAGCTAGGCAAGCGACACTACTTTGAAAACAGTACTAGTAATAACAATCACAACAACCACCCAATGAGTGACCGACACGAGGTTGGTGGGTTCTCTATAGGCAAAAGAGGCAAACCCTACTACAGCgtcggtggtggtggtggtgctcACGACGGACCCTCCTCTTCCACGTCAGTGAATGTGCCGAGGTGTCAGGTGGAGGGGTGCCATGTGGCGTTGTTGAATGCTAAAGATTATCACAGGAGGCATAAAGTTTGTGAGATGCACTCCAAGGCTCCTAAAGTAATTGTTCTAGGTTTGGAGCAGCGGTTCTGTCAGCAGTGTAGCAG GTTTCATGTAGTGTCAGAGTTTGATGATGCAAAGAGGAGTTGTAGGAGGAGATTGGCAGGGCacaatgaaagaagaagaaagagctctcaggaTCCTGTTTCAAGGAATTCCTCTCAAG AAAAATTGATGACTGGGAGATTTCCATACATAGCGTCGCCGACAGGATGTGCTCTCTCTCTTCTGTCATCCAAAGCTGATTCCTGGGTTTCTCCATCTGATCTCTCCTCAAGATCAAGTGCCGCACTACGTGAATTGATTGCAGAACACCGCACAGCCATCCTAGCTAGAcagcttgttcttgaaaaacaCTTGCACCACCATGCCATGGAAGACCTTGGTGAGTCTCAACCTAGCTCCAATTTTCTTATAACCCATCAGCAACAAGTACTGTCCGAGCCACGCAATTGGGGCCGGTTAAACGACACCAGCACGCATGTGACTTTGGACCTCATGCAGGCTCCAAGTTCAGCATTCGGATTCTTGTCTCCCAGagggaaaaataaagaagaggaagaagagtgTTCTGAGTTATGGAGCACCATGGAAGGAGCCCATgtagtttaa
- the LOC133681973 gene encoding squamosa promoter-binding-like protein 8 produces MLEYEWGNPSTIMLSGGDDQQAGSNHEVQDQNRQASIFDHYTTQSFNDNNLIPQHTSPTLMFQNHPTTTNATHHNINSFFDPRAYAGAGASSFPTTHHPSLLSLDPIPTVTSVATATSYFLIPKSEEIPRSNSDLITSRIGLNLGGRTYFSSAEDDFVNRLYRRSRPLDPGSSSNAPRCQAEGCNADLTHAKHYHRRHKVCEFHSKASTVIAAGLTQRFCQQCSRFHLLSEFDNGKRSCRKRLADHNRRRRKSHQINQENQKSHLENAAISSSEILTRSPPDSGAHPTSSVTVAMSPPRMSLDCFKQRSYQATASSSTSSSSLFFSSG; encoded by the exons ATGTTGGAGTACGAATGGGGAAACCCGTCAACAATAATGTTATCAGGTGGAGATGATCAACAAGCTGGAAGCAACCACGAAGTACAAGATCAAAATCGTCAAGCTAGCATTTTCGATCACTACACCACTCAATCTTTCAACGACAACAACCTCATTCCTCAACATACCTCTCCAACCTTAATGTTTCAGAACCACCCCACCACCACCAACGCTACACATCACAATATCAACTCTTTTTTCGACCCTCGTGCTTACGCCGGCGCCGGCGCCTCCTCTTTTCCCACCACTCACCATCCTTCCCTCCTTTCCCTTGATCCAATCCCAACAGTCACATCAGTCGCAACTGCAACCTCTTATTTCCTTATCCCAAAAAGTGAGGAAATTCCTCGTTCAAATTCCGATTTGATCACTTCAAGGATAGGACTGAATTTGGGAGGAAGAACTTATTTTTCTTCGGCCGAGGATGATTTTGTGAACCGGCTTTACCGCCGGTCTAGACCGCTCGATCCCGGTTCTTCATCAAATGCTCCAAGATGTCAAGCTGAAGGGTGCAATGCTGATCTTACTCATGCTAAACACTACCATAGACGCCATAAAGTCTGTGAATTTCACTCTAAAGCTTCTACTGTCATCGCCGCCGGGTTGACTCAGCGATTCTGCCAGCAGTGTAgcag GTTTCATCTTCTCTCAGAATTTGATAATGGAAAGCGTAGTTGCAGAAAGAGATTAGCTGATCACAATCGTCGTAGGCGAAAATCACAccaaattaatcaagaaaatcagAAATCACATCTAGAAAATGCCGCCATTTCCTCATCTGAGATTCTCACAA GGTCTCCACCGGACTCTGGAGCTCATCCTACTTCATCGGTGACGGTGGCGATGTCCCCTCCTCGAATGTCTCTGGATTGTTTCAAGCAAAGATCGTATCAAGCCACTGCTTCTTCTTCTACATCGTCAAGCTCACTGTTTTTCTCAAGTGGGTAA